A genomic segment from Desulfonatronum lacustre DSM 10312 encodes:
- a CDS encoding protein-glutamate methylesterase/protein-glutamine glutaminase, translating to MKKITVLIADDSALMRREIKKILESAGDIEVVAAARDGREAVDKTKETDPDVVALDINMPVMDGLTALQYIMMESPRPVVMVSSLTQEGALTTYEALELGAVDFVAKPGGTISRNISQVGDDLIATIRAAAKANRSRLGLDRRRKKATQTPTQRTATMVGRKSGPAGSRPGEKIVVIGLSTGGPKTIMDILPYLSEDLGVPVVIIQHMPGHFTPSFAQRLNDNCLLSIKEADHADVIESGRGYLAPGDKHMTLAPRGAGKPGYLIRLSDYPMDTLHKPSVDVTMFSILECYGGPNVIGVLMTGMGADGAKAMAAIRQAGGRTIAESEETAVVYGMPAEAARLGGAEFILPSYSVAEIIVKLVKGG from the coding sequence ATGAAAAAAATCACCGTGCTGATCGCCGACGACTCGGCCCTGATGCGCCGGGAAATCAAGAAAATCCTGGAAAGCGCCGGGGACATCGAGGTGGTGGCCGCGGCCCGGGACGGACGGGAAGCCGTGGACAAGACCAAGGAAACCGACCCGGACGTGGTGGCCCTGGACATCAACATGCCGGTGATGGATGGGCTGACCGCCCTGCAGTACATCATGATGGAATCTCCCAGACCCGTGGTCATGGTCAGTTCCCTGACCCAGGAAGGTGCCCTGACCACCTACGAAGCCCTGGAACTGGGGGCCGTGGATTTCGTGGCCAAGCCCGGCGGAACCATCTCCCGGAACATCAGCCAGGTGGGCGACGACCTGATCGCCACGATCCGAGCCGCGGCCAAGGCCAACCGATCCAGGCTGGGCCTGGATCGCCGCCGCAAGAAAGCGACCCAGACTCCAACCCAGAGAACCGCGACCATGGTGGGACGCAAATCCGGCCCGGCCGGATCAAGGCCGGGAGAGAAAATCGTGGTCATCGGCCTGTCAACGGGCGGCCCCAAGACGATCATGGACATCCTGCCCTATCTGTCGGAGGACCTGGGCGTGCCGGTGGTGATCATCCAACACATGCCCGGCCACTTCACCCCCTCCTTTGCCCAGCGCCTGAACGACAACTGCCTTTTGTCCATCAAGGAAGCGGACCATGCGGACGTGATCGAGTCCGGGCGGGGCTATCTGGCGCCCGGAGACAAGCACATGACCCTGGCCCCCCGGGGGGCCGGCAAGCCCGGCTACCTCATCCGCCTTTCCGATTATCCCATGGACACCCTGCACAAGCCGTCCGTGGACGTGACCATGTTTTCAATCCTGGAGTGCTACGGGGGGCCCAATGTGATCGGCGTGTTGATGACCGGGATGGGCGCGGACGGGGCCAAAGCCATGGCCGCCATTCGCCAGGCCGGCGGCCGGACCATCGCCGAATCCGAGGAAACCGCGGTGGTCTACGGCATGCCCGCGGAAGCCGCCCGCCTGGGCGGCGCGGAATTCATCCTGCCCTCGTACAGCGTGGCGGAAATAATCGTGAAGCTGGTCAAGGGCGGATGA
- a CDS encoding sigma-54-dependent transcriptional regulator: MSSTVVVYSRDEHLLEAIQGDYQWDCRFLRRDALDEPADVRGIDQFILDITNMDADKALAFLDAVNFQRGVVMVAEDFPDELMDAAMTRGVRHFITKPALSGQMICTVRAALRENAGRAAGCRRDEAENAPSLVVGVSSAMRELRDQAATLANSDISVFITGESGVGKEAAAREFFRQSTRHKARFVPVNCATLGSLAESELFGHTRGAFTHAVRSTQGFVGAADGGTLLLDEVGELDVRVQSKLLRFLDSGEYNKVGESDLRKADARIISSTNQDLWAMSREGTFRKDLLFRLAAAVITIPPLRERPEDIPVLAEHFLSELRPSKDRPRRISSQALSCLRQYHWPGNARQLRQLLYLTSEKCEKRPIEAADVARELRVWEAADNDVPPATYQETKQQVLRKFDMQYFSSILSLSKGSLNQSLSLTGMHKKNFYTKLQELGMDRKSVAA; encoded by the coding sequence ATGAGCAGCACGGTTGTGGTCTATTCCAGGGATGAACATTTGTTGGAAGCCATTCAGGGCGATTATCAGTGGGATTGCCGCTTTTTGCGCAGGGACGCCCTGGACGAGCCCGCGGACGTTCGCGGGATCGACCAATTCATCCTGGACATCACGAACATGGACGCCGACAAGGCCCTGGCCTTTCTCGACGCCGTGAATTTTCAACGCGGCGTGGTCATGGTGGCTGAAGATTTTCCAGACGAGCTGATGGACGCGGCCATGACGCGAGGCGTTCGTCATTTCATTACCAAACCGGCTCTGTCCGGGCAGATGATCTGCACGGTCCGGGCGGCTCTCCGGGAAAACGCCGGACGAGCGGCCGGGTGTCGCCGCGACGAGGCAGAGAACGCTCCGAGCCTCGTCGTCGGGGTCTCATCCGCGATGCGCGAATTGCGAGATCAGGCTGCCACCCTGGCCAATTCGGATATTTCGGTGTTCATCACCGGGGAAAGCGGGGTGGGCAAGGAAGCCGCGGCCCGGGAATTCTTCCGGCAAAGCACGCGCCACAAGGCCCGCTTCGTGCCGGTCAACTGCGCCACCCTGGGCTCCCTGGCCGAAAGCGAACTGTTCGGTCATACGCGCGGGGCCTTCACCCATGCCGTACGCAGCACCCAGGGGTTTGTCGGCGCGGCGGACGGAGGAACCCTGCTCCTCGATGAGGTGGGCGAACTGGACGTTCGGGTGCAGAGCAAGTTGCTGCGTTTTCTGGATTCCGGCGAATACAACAAGGTCGGCGAATCCGACCTGCGCAAGGCCGATGCGCGGATCATCTCCTCCACCAACCAGGACCTGTGGGCCATGAGCCGGGAAGGAACGTTCCGCAAGGATCTGCTGTTCCGTCTGGCCGCGGCCGTGATCACCATACCTCCGCTGCGCGAGCGCCCGGAGGACATCCCGGTTTTAGCCGAGCACTTCCTGAGCGAGTTGAGACCGAGCAAGGACCGCCCCCGACGCATTTCCTCCCAGGCCTTGTCCTGCCTGCGGCAATACCATTGGCCCGGAAACGCCCGTCAACTCCGCCAGTTGCTTTATCTGACGTCGGAAAAGTGCGAAAAAAGGCCCATCGAGGCCGCGGACGTGGCCCGGGAACTCCGCGTCTGGGAAGCCGCGGACAACGACGTTCCTCCCGCCACGTACCAGGAGACCAAACAACAGGTTCTCCGCAAGTTCGACATGCAATACTTCTCCTCGATCCTGTCCCTGTCCAAGGGCAGCCTCAATCAATCCCTGAGCCTCACCGGGATGCACAAGAAGAACTTCTATACCAAGCTCCAGGAACTGGGCATGGATCGCAAAAGCGTCGCGGCCTGA
- a CDS encoding chemotaxis protein CheD, translating into MPTYKEVEVKTGEFRVARGNGRLLTRGVGSCVVVCVWDHARTMGGMAHIPMPSSVAGTRDEALRAPGLFADTALPELIRLMEREGACRPNLSVRLIGAGNMFADGQGDFMNAIPRDLLHGATQVVQALGLHVAAQSVGGAFGRSVSFNVRSGLININLTNGDVVAL; encoded by the coding sequence GTGCCGACGTATAAAGAAGTCGAGGTCAAAACAGGGGAATTTCGGGTGGCCCGGGGCAACGGTCGATTGCTTACCCGGGGCGTGGGCTCCTGCGTCGTGGTCTGCGTTTGGGATCATGCCCGAACCATGGGTGGAATGGCCCATATTCCCATGCCCAGTTCCGTCGCGGGAACCCGGGATGAAGCGCTTCGCGCACCAGGACTGTTCGCGGACACGGCTCTGCCTGAGTTGATCCGATTGATGGAACGCGAGGGTGCGTGTCGGCCAAACCTCTCCGTCCGCCTCATCGGAGCAGGGAATATGTTCGCCGACGGCCAAGGCGACTTCATGAACGCCATCCCTCGCGACCTGCTGCACGGCGCGACCCAGGTGGTTCAGGCTTTGGGGCTGCACGTCGCGGCCCAATCCGTGGGCGGCGCGTTCGGACGCAGCGTCAGTTTCAACGTGCGCAGCGGCTTGATCAATATCAATCTGACCAATGGCGACGTTGTCGCCTTGTAG
- a CDS encoding sigma-54-dependent transcriptional regulator, producing MAAPTLPICLIDDEQQLLESFFISLRLAGYTDIHKILGGRAALEALPNLDCALILLDLNMPDVPGLEILEWMQSERPDVQVVVVTGVDDAETAVRCMRAGAFDYLLKPVEPERLATTVQKALNHAVLLRQNLALRRKLFSGVLDHPEVFADILTMDPKMTAVFQYLEVIAPASDPVLITGETGTGKDLIARAVHQLSRRTGEYVSLNAAGLDDMIFTDTLFGHAKGAFTGAAEARRGLLGQARDGTLFLDEIGDLTLASQIKLLKVLQDRSYYPLGADQPRRSQTRFVAATNQDLNARQADGQFRRDLFFRLNTYHVHLPPLRERGDDVLLLAEHYLEQARAELNRPVEPLAPSLINLLRAYEFPGNIRELRAMLFDAVARGGLHVLHQRLEKLVTTASAPLSGEPCPPPRPIATLWGTTPTSLPTLEQAVQDLIQEALRCAHGNQSQAARLLGISRQALSKRLQRMRDQSTDPE from the coding sequence ATGGCCGCGCCAACCTTGCCCATCTGCCTTATTGACGACGAACAGCAGTTGCTGGAGAGCTTTTTCATCTCGCTGCGTCTGGCCGGATACACCGACATCCACAAGATCCTTGGGGGACGCGCGGCTCTGGAGGCCCTGCCGAACCTGGACTGCGCCTTGATCCTGCTGGATCTGAACATGCCCGACGTGCCCGGCCTGGAAATTCTGGAATGGATGCAAAGCGAACGTCCCGACGTTCAGGTGGTGGTCGTCACCGGCGTGGACGACGCGGAAACCGCGGTCCGCTGCATGCGGGCCGGGGCCTTTGACTACCTGCTCAAGCCGGTGGAGCCGGAACGTCTGGCCACCACGGTTCAGAAGGCGCTCAACCATGCCGTGCTGTTGCGCCAAAACTTGGCCCTGCGTCGGAAATTGTTTTCCGGGGTCCTGGATCATCCCGAGGTCTTCGCGGACATCCTGACCATGGACCCCAAAATGACCGCGGTGTTCCAGTACCTGGAAGTCATCGCCCCGGCCTCGGATCCGGTGCTGATCACCGGCGAGACCGGGACCGGCAAGGACCTCATCGCCCGTGCCGTGCACCAGCTCAGCCGGAGAACGGGCGAATACGTCAGCCTCAACGCGGCCGGACTCGACGACATGATTTTCACGGACACCTTGTTCGGTCACGCCAAAGGGGCCTTCACCGGTGCCGCTGAAGCCCGCCGCGGGCTGCTGGGCCAGGCCAGGGACGGCACCCTGTTCCTGGATGAAATCGGCGATTTGACCCTGGCCTCGCAAATCAAGCTGCTCAAGGTGCTTCAGGACCGGTCCTACTATCCCCTGGGCGCGGACCAGCCGCGTCGCAGTCAGACCCGCTTTGTCGCGGCCACCAACCAGGACCTGAACGCGCGGCAAGCCGACGGCCAATTCCGCCGCGACCTGTTTTTCCGCTTGAACACCTACCACGTCCACCTGCCTCCGCTGCGCGAGCGCGGGGACGACGTCCTGCTGCTGGCCGAGCACTACCTTGAACAAGCCCGCGCGGAATTGAACCGTCCGGTGGAGCCGCTTGCCCCCAGCCTGATCAACCTCCTGCGGGCCTATGAATTCCCGGGAAACATCCGGGAACTGCGGGCCATGCTCTTCGATGCCGTGGCCCGCGGCGGACTGCATGTTCTCCACCAGCGCCTGGAAAAGCTGGTCACCACCGCCTCCGCTCCGCTATCAGGCGAACCGTGCCCGCCTCCTCGCCCAATCGCTACCCTATGGGGAACGACGCCCACATCCCTGCCGACCTTGGAACAGGCCGTGCAGGACCTGATTCAGGAAGCCCTGCGTTGTGCCCACGGCAACCAGTCCCAGGCCGCCCGCCTGCTCGGCATCTCCCGCCAAGCCCTGAGCAAACGCCTGCAACGAATGCGCGATCAAAGCACGGACCCGGAATAG
- a CDS encoding methyl-accepting chemotaxis protein, whose translation MAKLAAPPTMSRQREYIPTESDRTANELAEKRRIAKERAAQRATGRTVAKRQQAAERIASATEELASGIAQANAAAEQMNKAMEQISSGATEASAAAQESQAAAEQLNKGAQVASNTAQSAMEKTDTLQELVRLTSSDIESIITNVGLSAERNMESARMISELERQADEIGQVVRTVAGIADQTNLLALNAAIEAARAGEHGRGFAVVADEVRNLAEGAEKSARSIRELITDIQKEVKVVAKDVQEAGVTGKDEVEKGRAINQQLLRIDKEMQTLSGGCSSINDLSTSIAAAIVQFLKGVEIIAAAAEESASAAAEASSSTAEQMKAMKDIEMATEELAQMAEDLKVNTDSEKSSEQLASTAEQLSATISQANAASQQIMSAIRQIAKGAEQQGSATEESAAAINQVNKQSQDIATKAADALEQVNSMVQLLEANKEAVDKLIVGISESAKASATSAQNVKNLETRVRQIDKIVDAITSVAMQTNMLAVNGAIEAARAGEYGKGFAVVASDIRTLANDSEQNAEKIKDLVRGIQDQVLVVSRDILDVGALAEREMLNAKKSNADLQRIEKDISEVHSGIQNIQRSAEESAVAVEQAQKGVEQIASAAQQSSSAAQQASASATQQAKGMQELSQAIEDISALADELQTA comes from the coding sequence ATGGCAAAACTGGCAGCCCCCCCGACCATGTCCCGGCAAAGGGAGTACATCCCCACGGAATCCGACCGAACGGCCAATGAACTCGCCGAAAAACGGCGCATCGCCAAGGAGCGGGCCGCCCAGCGCGCGACCGGCCGCACCGTGGCCAAGCGTCAGCAGGCCGCGGAGCGGATTGCTTCGGCCACGGAGGAATTAGCCAGCGGGATCGCCCAGGCCAATGCCGCGGCCGAGCAGATGAACAAGGCCATGGAGCAGATTTCCTCCGGGGCCACCGAGGCCAGCGCCGCGGCGCAGGAATCCCAGGCCGCGGCCGAACAACTGAACAAGGGCGCGCAAGTGGCCAGCAACACGGCCCAGTCGGCCATGGAAAAGACCGATACATTGCAGGAACTGGTCCGCCTGACCTCCTCGGACATCGAATCCATCATCACCAACGTCGGCCTGTCCGCGGAACGGAACATGGAGTCGGCCAGGATGATCTCCGAACTGGAGCGCCAGGCGGATGAAATCGGCCAGGTGGTCAGGACCGTGGCCGGGATTGCGGACCAGACCAACCTTTTGGCCCTGAACGCGGCCATTGAGGCGGCCCGAGCCGGAGAACACGGACGAGGGTTCGCCGTGGTCGCGGACGAAGTCCGCAATCTGGCCGAGGGCGCGGAAAAATCGGCCCGATCCATCCGGGAGCTGATCACCGATATCCAGAAAGAAGTGAAGGTGGTGGCCAAGGATGTGCAAGAAGCCGGGGTGACGGGCAAGGACGAGGTGGAAAAGGGCCGGGCCATCAACCAGCAGTTGCTGCGGATCGACAAAGAAATGCAGACCCTGAGCGGGGGCTGTTCGAGCATCAACGATTTGAGCACCAGCATCGCCGCGGCCATTGTCCAGTTTCTGAAGGGCGTGGAGATCATCGCCGCCGCGGCCGAGGAGTCGGCCAGCGCCGCGGCCGAGGCGTCGTCCTCCACCGCCGAGCAGATGAAGGCCATGAAGGACATCGAGATGGCCACCGAGGAATTGGCCCAGATGGCCGAAGACCTGAAGGTGAACACGGATTCGGAGAAGTCCAGCGAGCAGCTTGCGTCGACGGCCGAGCAGCTTTCCGCGACCATTTCCCAGGCCAACGCCGCTTCCCAACAAATCATGAGCGCCATCCGCCAGATCGCCAAGGGCGCGGAACAACAGGGTTCGGCCACCGAGGAATCCGCCGCGGCCATCAACCAGGTCAACAAGCAGAGCCAGGATATCGCGACCAAGGCCGCCGATGCCCTGGAACAGGTGAACAGCATGGTCCAGCTCCTGGAAGCCAACAAGGAAGCCGTGGACAAACTGATCGTCGGAATCAGCGAAAGCGCCAAGGCCAGCGCCACATCGGCCCAGAACGTGAAGAACCTGGAAACGCGGGTCCGTCAGATCGACAAAATCGTGGACGCCATTACCAGCGTGGCCATGCAGACGAACATGCTGGCCGTGAACGGGGCCATTGAGGCGGCCCGGGCCGGGGAATACGGCAAGGGCTTCGCCGTGGTGGCCTCGGACATCCGGACCCTGGCCAATGATTCGGAACAGAACGCCGAAAAGATCAAGGATCTGGTGCGCGGCATCCAGGATCAGGTTCTGGTGGTGTCCCGGGACATCCTGGACGTGGGCGCCCTGGCCGAACGGGAAATGCTCAATGCCAAGAAATCCAACGCGGACCTGCAGCGCATTGAAAAGGATATCTCGGAGGTTCATTCCGGGATCCAGAACATCCAGCGCAGCGCCGAAGAATCCGCCGTGGCCGTGGAACAGGCCCAGAAGGGCGTGGAACAGATCGCCTCCGCGGCCCAACAGTCTTCCAGCGCGGCCCAACAGGCCTCGGCCAGCGCCACCCAGCAGGCCAAGGGAATGCAGGAACTCAGCCAGGCCATTGAGGACATCTCGGCTCTCGCGGACGAACTGCAGACGGCCTAA
- a CDS encoding HEAT repeat domain-containing protein, with the protein MDQQDQLIAALQDQDETERRYAAEDLGLLGDRRAVPALIAALDDPVIAVREAAADALAAIGGGETAEQVAGLLASEDVVLRNLAPEILKSLGQDAIPVLKGCCASSSPDIRKFSADILGKIGEITTINATPLLIGLLDDPDANVAGAAAEALGRLGDRTIMPELLARMNREAWVQCNILDAMARIPGEETLAALNAMDVEDFAPNVLFYHRKAVQQLARI; encoded by the coding sequence ATGGACCAACAAGACCAACTCATCGCGGCATTGCAAGACCAGGACGAAACCGAACGGCGTTACGCGGCCGAAGACCTGGGCCTGCTCGGCGACCGGCGTGCCGTCCCGGCCCTGATCGCGGCTCTGGACGACCCGGTCATCGCCGTGCGCGAGGCCGCGGCGGACGCCCTGGCCGCCATCGGCGGCGGCGAAACCGCGGAACAGGTTGCGGGCCTGTTGGCCTCGGAAGACGTGGTCCTGCGCAACCTGGCCCCGGAGATCCTCAAATCCCTGGGCCAGGACGCCATTCCCGTCTTGAAGGGGTGCTGCGCCTCGTCTTCCCCGGACATCAGAAAGTTCTCCGCGGACATTTTGGGCAAAATCGGCGAGATTACGACGATCAACGCCACGCCCCTGCTGATCGGCCTGCTGGACGATCCCGACGCCAACGTGGCCGGAGCGGCCGCCGAAGCCCTGGGCCGACTGGGCGATCGGACAATCATGCCGGAGCTGCTGGCCCGCATGAACCGGGAGGCCTGGGTGCAATGCAACATTCTGGACGCCATGGCCCGCATCCCCGGCGAAGAGACCCTCGCGGCCCTGAACGCCATGGATGTTGAGGACTTCGCCCCGAACGTGCTGTTTTATCACCGCAAGGCCGTGCAACAGCTTGCGAGAATTTAA
- a CDS encoding RNA-binding domain-containing protein produces MDVTEQQIRELIRKGEGIDLEFKTCRNQLNRDVYETVCAFLNRHGGTLLLGVQDNGAIQGIESDTAAQIRKDFVTAINNPQKISPPTYLAVDEVTIDGKPLLRVYVPESSQVHRCNGRIYDRNEDGDLDITDHTAQVAQLYQRKQVTYSENKVFPHLGLDDLDRDLIAKCRKIATLRWEDHPWKDLDDLELLQSAQLYQADPESGKSGVTRAGILLLGKQLPLLQAVPHHRTDLILRKVNLDRYDDRDFVDVNLVESYERIMAFIHKHLSDPFYLEGTTSISIRDAIFREVASNILIHREYTNAFPAKLIIEYGQVRTENSNRPHGFGRLDPENFTPFPKNPVIARFFRQIGRADELGSGMRKMMKYSRTYGGADPELVEGDVFRMIIKVPEFSEKKVPGAQQSTRQVKAHDEAHDEAHDEAHDLSETELAILNACRSTPQGTPELLNTLGYTSRTGHFKKAMLRLEESLNFLEKTLPDVPRSKNQKYRLTARGTKLLEKLAK; encoded by the coding sequence ATGGATGTCACCGAACAGCAGATAAGAGAACTGATCCGCAAGGGTGAAGGAATCGATCTTGAATTTAAAACCTGCCGAAACCAGCTCAACCGGGATGTCTACGAAACGGTTTGCGCCTTTTTGAACCGGCATGGCGGCACCTTGCTTCTCGGTGTTCAGGATAACGGGGCTATTCAAGGCATCGAGTCGGATACGGCGGCGCAAATCCGGAAAGACTTTGTCACGGCCATCAACAATCCCCAGAAAATATCCCCGCCCACCTATCTGGCGGTCGATGAAGTCACGATTGACGGCAAACCACTGCTCCGCGTCTATGTGCCGGAAAGCTCGCAGGTGCATCGCTGCAATGGTCGCATTTACGACCGCAACGAAGACGGCGATCTGGATATCACCGATCACACCGCCCAGGTGGCACAGCTTTACCAGCGCAAGCAGGTCACCTACAGCGAGAACAAGGTGTTTCCCCATCTTGGTCTTGATGACCTGGATCGCGACCTGATAGCCAAATGCCGCAAGATCGCCACCCTGCGTTGGGAAGATCATCCATGGAAGGACCTGGACGATCTGGAACTGTTGCAAAGCGCCCAGCTATACCAGGCCGATCCCGAAAGCGGGAAGAGCGGCGTCACCCGCGCCGGTATCTTGCTTCTGGGAAAGCAGCTGCCGTTATTGCAGGCCGTGCCGCACCACCGCACCGACCTGATTCTGCGCAAGGTCAATCTCGACCGCTACGACGACCGGGATTTCGTGGATGTCAATCTGGTGGAGAGTTACGAGCGGATCATGGCCTTTATCCACAAGCACCTGTCTGATCCTTTTTATCTGGAAGGCACGACCAGCATCAGCATCAGAGATGCCATCTTCCGGGAGGTGGCATCAAACATCCTGATTCACCGGGAATACACCAACGCCTTCCCCGCCAAGCTGATCATCGAGTACGGCCAGGTCCGCACCGAAAACAGCAACCGCCCCCACGGCTTTGGCCGTCTGGACCCTGAAAACTTCACCCCTTTTCCGAAAAATCCGGTAATTGCCCGGTTTTTCCGCCAGATTGGCCGGGCTGATGAGCTGGGCTCCGGCATGCGCAAGATGATGAAGTACAGCAGGACTTACGGTGGTGCTGATCCCGAACTGGTGGAGGGAGATGTCTTCAGGATGATTATCAAGGTGCCAGAATTCAGCGAGAAGAAAGTACCAGGAGCCCAACAATCAACCCGGCAAGTCAAGGCCCATGATGAGGCCCATGATGAGGCCCATGATGAGGCCCATGACTTGTCAGAAACAGAATTGGCCATTCTGAATGCCTGCAGAAGCACACCCCAAGGCACTCCGGAATTGTTGAATACCCTGGGGTATACGAGCAGGACCGGCCATTTTAAAAAGGCGATGCTGCGCCTTGAGGAATCACTGAACTTTTTAGAAAAAACTCTGCCGGATGTACCCCGGAGTAAAAATCAGAAATACCGGCTGACGGCAAGAGGAACGAAATTGCTAGAGAAGCTTGCGAAATGA
- a CDS encoding response regulator: MAKVLIADDDLFYREIISRCIQSMGHELYSVRDGREALRLLTREPFDLLILDVFMDKMSGLDLLLGLTNISETSGASRIPTIIVTSDDSKDTEQQAREAKATFFLLKPFHPDTLATVVEQALRSSNAPRASMRSTASVAVG, encoded by the coding sequence ATGGCAAAGGTTTTGATCGCGGATGACGATCTCTTTTACCGGGAAATCATCTCTCGGTGCATCCAGTCCATGGGCCATGAATTGTATAGCGTCCGGGACGGTCGGGAGGCCTTGCGGCTTTTGACCAGGGAGCCGTTTGATCTGCTGATTCTGGACGTGTTCATGGACAAGATGAGCGGCCTGGATCTGCTCCTGGGATTGACCAACATTTCCGAGACCTCCGGCGCGTCACGCATTCCAACCATCATCGTGACCAGCGACGATTCGAAAGACACGGAACAGCAGGCTCGGGAGGCCAAAGCGACCTTTTTCCTGCTCAAGCCCTTTCACCCTGACACCCTGGCCACGGTGGTCGAGCAAGCCTTGCGCTCGAGCAACGCGCCGCGAGCTTCCATGCGGTCCACGGCTTCCGTTGCCGTCGGCTGA
- a CDS encoding chemotaxis protein CheW codes for MSTENRNMESSDGQLVTFSLSGEELAFPISLVQEIVRPPVMTRVPNAPAYMEGIANLRGNILPVINLRERLGLAFREADDATRVVVLDCGGTSTGVIVDAVSEVLHIDDEIIEQPPSIVAGIEGQYLRGVAKIGQDKRLVMILNAEMLIPHAKGLKAALAGAERTRSTLFETKALEEEELLVTFKLVDEEFAIDIMQVQEIIRITEITSVPKAPHFVKGVMSLRNRLLPIVDLRARFGMAAEQETAVETGDDDDIDARRIVVLDLQGVLTGVQVDSVSEVLRLPKSSIEQPPSIIEAEDASRLKGVGKLNKGERLLMLLDAERLLSDKERKEVAAAAGCAARETRKAATQESEDETQLVCFKVAQEEYGIHIMRVQEIIRIEEITSVPKAPAFVEGIVNLRGNVLPVIDMRTRFGLARDERTEQNRIVVVNIQGKTTGIIVDSVSEVLRMVRTHIEPPPMVLSVETDRRFIEGLGKLDNGKRIIILLNVDAILSDREERELRGMTEEQGIAASEETSREAEVLEDRGIEVVDDDEPEESGETMEEEPLEEEGAESSRTTSPQDGARTRKVRTPKKA; via the coding sequence ATGAGTACGGAAAATAGAAACATGGAATCCAGCGACGGGCAATTGGTGACCTTTTCCTTATCAGGTGAAGAGTTGGCCTTTCCCATCAGCCTGGTCCAGGAGATCGTCCGCCCGCCGGTGATGACCAGGGTGCCCAACGCCCCGGCCTACATGGAGGGCATCGCCAACCTGCGGGGCAACATCCTGCCCGTGATCAATCTGCGCGAACGCCTGGGGCTGGCCTTCCGGGAAGCCGACGACGCCACCCGCGTGGTGGTCCTGGACTGCGGCGGCACGTCCACGGGGGTGATCGTGGACGCCGTTTCCGAAGTCCTGCACATCGACGACGAGATCATTGAACAGCCGCCGTCCATCGTGGCCGGGATCGAGGGGCAGTATCTGCGGGGGGTGGCCAAGATCGGACAGGACAAGCGGCTGGTGATGATTCTGAACGCGGAAATGCTCATTCCCCACGCCAAGGGACTCAAAGCGGCCCTGGCCGGCGCGGAACGGACCCGGAGCACGCTCTTCGAAACCAAGGCGCTGGAGGAAGAGGAACTGCTCGTCACCTTCAAGCTGGTCGACGAGGAGTTCGCCATCGACATCATGCAGGTTCAGGAGATCATCCGGATCACGGAGATCACCAGCGTGCCCAAGGCGCCGCACTTCGTGAAGGGCGTGATGTCCCTGCGCAACCGCCTGCTGCCCATCGTGGACCTGCGGGCCCGGTTCGGCATGGCCGCGGAACAGGAAACCGCGGTCGAAACCGGGGATGACGACGACATCGACGCCCGGCGCATCGTGGTCCTGGATCTGCAAGGAGTGCTGACCGGCGTGCAGGTGGACTCGGTTTCCGAGGTCCTGCGCCTGCCCAAGTCCAGCATCGAGCAGCCGCCGTCGATCATCGAAGCCGAAGACGCTTCACGATTGAAGGGGGTGGGCAAGCTGAACAAGGGCGAACGGCTGCTGATGCTCCTGGACGCGGAGCGCCTGCTTTCGGACAAGGAGCGCAAGGAAGTCGCCGCCGCGGCCGGATGCGCGGCCCGCGAAACCCGCAAGGCCGCGACCCAGGAGAGCGAGGATGAAACCCAACTGGTCTGCTTCAAGGTGGCCCAGGAAGAGTACGGCATCCACATCATGCGCGTTCAGGAGATCATCCGGATCGAGGAGATCACCAGCGTGCCCAAGGCCCCGGCCTTCGTGGAGGGCATCGTCAATCTGCGGGGCAACGTCCTGCCGGTGATCGACATGCGCACCCGGTTCGGCCTGGCCCGTGATGAACGTACGGAACAGAACCGGATCGTGGTGGTCAACATCCAGGGCAAGACCACGGGGATTATCGTGGATTCCGTATCCGAGGTGCTGCGTATGGTCCGCACGCACATCGAACCGCCGCCCATGGTTTTGTCCGTTGAGACGGACCGGCGGTTCATCGAAGGGCTGGGCAAGCTGGACAACGGCAAGCGGATCATCATCCTGCTCAACGTGGACGCCATCCTCTCGGACCGGGAGGAGCGCGAGCTGCGCGGCATGACCGAAGAGCAGGGAATCGCGGCCAGCGAGGAAACGTCTCGGGAAGCGGAAGTCCTGGAGGACCGCGGGATCGAGGTCGTTGATGACGATGAGCCGGAGGAATCCGGAGAAACGATGGAAGAAGAGCCTCTTGAGGAAGAGGGTGCGGAGTCCTCACGGACGACGTCGCCCCAGGACGGGGCACGAACCAGGAAGGTTCGGACCCCGAAAAAAGCATGA